AATGGTGTGAACGATAATGGTCTGGGGAGAAAGTGGGTTTGTGCCATCTAAACAGTCACTTAGAGGCTAGAAGCTGTGGTCAGGGTTCTTCAAGACCACAGCCTAGAGCGCAGACCAGGtacataaaaagtaaagaatatcATAATTACCAATAAAAGTGTTTGGCTCCAGGGACTATCTCCTAACAGATGTACTCTAAGAACAAACATTTACAATACTGTCTAAGAtgattctctttaaaatatgtgCAGTTCCAACGGTTCCTGccgcctcccttctcctcctccccctctatttcttctctccctccccccttttcTTTACTTTCCCCCACCTGTGCCAAGGAAACAGCCCAAGGGCACTAAACCCTTGCTGGCAATCATCAGTATAAAACTCCACTCCAGCTTTTTGgtaaattcatttctttcccaaGTTACAGGACACCAAAATGAGCGTGAAAAAGTCTCctgaagaactgaagaaaatctttgaaaaatatgcaGCCAAAGAAGGTGATCCAGACCAGCTGTCGAAGGAGGAGCTGAAGCTACTGATCCAGAATGAACTCCCCGCTTTACTGAAAGTGAGTGCACAACCGCAGAGCCCGCTGAACCGGCCTCTGATGGGGGGAGTGGAAGTGGGTGCGGAGAGGAAAGGACACAGGGAGAGCCTGAGAGCTGCGACACTGAGCACTGAGCGCAGCTCGGCCGGGGCAGGGTGCGCAGCAGCCCAGGCGCCAGCATCGCTTGAGGGAAGCATCGCTTGAACCGGTGCTTTCCGCCCCTGGTGGCAGGTCACGGTTCAGACAGCAATCTCCTAGAAAGCCAGGGCCGAGCCGTCTATCCCTCACAGCCTGGGGGATAGTACTCTAGCCAGAGCAAACGGAAGCAGGGGTTGCACTTTCACTGAGCTGGGCCTGGAAGACCCGCTGGTCGCCAAGCAGACACACCAAGGCCTTCAGCCTGGAATCAGCAGCCCCGTGCCAGGCTTTCGGAAAACAAAGGGGCTGGCAAAATAACAGTCAGCCTTGGACGTGCTTCTCTGTTATAGGTAGGATCTCTCAACAACACCAACACTTACTTGGCAGTCCCTTAAGAAAACCTGCCTCTCACTGACAAATTGCCCTCTGTCGACAaccatttaaatttcaaaagtatttaaatttgTGCTAATTTGCGTCAAGCACCTAAATGTGTGTTAATGAGGCAACCATGCATTTCTAAACAATCTTCCGGACTGCCTCTCCTTAGCCATAAAGTTTCTCATCAAAGCCGCCTCAGAGTTGTCAAAATCTAAACGCATCTGGAGGCCATGAGGAACAGGGAACTGCTGATTGTCCGGGCTCCGATGCCTTCCCTTGCAACTAAAAGCCACCTTCAAAATAGAAGCAACCTGTGCAACTATCACATCTCACTTGGTCACTATTTAGCTGTAACTTCAGAAGAAAGCATTTGCTTCTCAGATTTTAGCCAGAAATGTCCCTTCTGCCAATATGACATGTGAGAAGGTTTCTGGTCTTAGTTGTTGAGGTTTCTGTTTTTAGCACTATAAAGAAAAGTGGTTGAATTCAGTGAGCTTATAAtccaatattttctcattttcttctagttAAAACAtagaataactttaaaaaaaagttcaaggtGCTAGCAGAAAGAgagactttttaattaaaaataaaaacaaaggtttCTGAGAAAGACTAAATCCTaaaaaaactgttaaatttttccaaaaggaaaaacaataataataataataagaggaaggaataataataaaaggaaggaataataataataaaaggaagaaaaataatctgacAGGAAAGCCTAGGCAATCTACATGAACATGTTGTTTTAAAAGGTAAGACTGgggaatttttctatatttaatgtatttcctATAGAAAACATATGACTTTTATAATTTGAATAAAGGTAGGAAGACTAAtggtaaattttgaaaaatctacTTACCAAGTCATGTACCTGATTATATTTCCATAAGGATTACTAAGGTTTTCCAAGCTATACTCTGTTTACATCATCACCTTGTATGGTTTAGAATCTAGTAAATACTTCAGGAAAACAGTGTTTGGTATTTATAAAACAGACGCTGAATACCTTACAGTTTGTTATCACAACAAAGTGCCAAATGTCTTTGTAGGAATCTTAGGGGTTACGACATATCTTGATATAGAGGTCTgtggcacaacaatgtgaacatacttaacaCTACAGAACTggacacttagaaatggttaagatggtaaaggTTATGTTATGcggttttttaccacaattaaaaaacagttttgaagCTGACTTATAAACAATAGGTTTCCTAGGTACTATTTTGTCACAGACAGAAAGTCAGAGCTGCAATGGCTTTAAGATTTGAGTTTTACGGCAAAGACAAAAAGTGTCTGCTTAAGACACTACAGGAATATCAATAGTCAATAGGGCGTCAAGGTGAACATGATCTCATGTAACATCTCCAGCAGTGGTTCTCTGAGCGTGGTCAGTcctagaccagcagcatcaacagcACCGGGGAACCTGTGGGAAACACAGATTCTCAGGCCTCCCCCCAAGCCTAGCGAATCCGAAACTCTAGGAGTGGGACCCATCAATCTGTATTTGCTAGGGTCAGCAAGCCCATCTGGTAATTCTGATGCACGAAGTGTGAGAACCATTGATGCAAAGTCATCATGCACAGCACAGAGGTGggctgcagcccagggtctgGAAACAACTGGGGTCATTGCTAGTTAAAGGGTTGGGCTCTAGAGACAATGTTTGAGCCCCAAGCCCTCTTCTGACCAGCTGTGAGGCCTGGAGCAAGTGAGCAGCTgtctcagagcctcagtctcctcatctgtaaagtgggtctCTCCCACAGAGTGGTTGGGAGGACTGCAGAGGCTACAGAAAGCCCTCGGCACAGTGCTGGCCAGTGGCCAGCCATGCATGCTGCCTCAGGTTAGATGGCGGCCCAGCCCTGGAGCTGGACGCAAAACCAGCTCCCAGGAAAACCCTGGGAAAGCAATCCTCAACTGTTTGTGGGCCGTGGGCCCCTCGGCAGTCCAGTGAAGCCCTCGGGCTCCTTCTCGAAAGAAAGTTTTCAGAggcataaagaaaaatacagaagattaCCTAGAAACCcgattatattaaaataataaatgtgtgatatgggaaaaaaaaaaaaaaggatagccAGTTCTGTGACATGGAGCAATACTACAGCTAAAGTTAGTTTTTCCACCTCTACCTCTCAGCAGCATATGACCAAAAACTCAGCTGCCTTCTTGGAACGCAGACCTAGTGCCTCTAATTTCAGAGAATGTGGAGCGGTAACtgattcattttctctcctctcacttATCCCATCTTTTTTGTCTAAAACTAGGGTTCAAGCTCCATTGATGACCTCTTCAAAGAACTGGACAAGAACGGAGATGGAGAAGTTAGTTTTGAAGAATTCCAGGTGTTAGTGAAAAAGATATCCCAGTGAAAGAAAAAACGAAACAATGTCATTCTAAGCCCCGAAAGAAGAGCACCTGGGATGTGGCCCTACTCTAGATGAATGGCTAAagtctctgtttcattctttGCTATTGTAATAATCCGGTGGTGAGGCCCtaataaagaaattcttaaacATGTCTTACCTCGTCAAGTACTGACTCCCATAGTTTAATGGATCTAAAGGTAACTTGAGTCTGATGCATctaattttatagattaaaaaaaattgaaaaggccCAGAATAGTGCCGTGATCTTGACCAAGACTACAAAGATGTTGGCAGAGACGTGGAAAGAATTCTGACATGCCAAACTAACTCCCTCACTCCACTCCTCAACCAGAATAACCCTgttccaaaaaaaagaataactgttCCTTGCTCTCCCTCCCTAACTACTCAGTGCTCACATTCTTTCCACTTTCAACTCGTATCAATAGCTAGTGagaaacagaattgaaaaaaCAGACACTTGGCTTTAAAGTCATCTCCCAGCACTCGCTGTGCTTTTTGAGTCAATGACCTTCTCAGGGAATAGAAGGAAGACAAGACCAAGAATCAGATCTGCTCCATCACCCAGGGGCTAGCCTTTGTACTGGTATGCGATGTGTAAAATAAAAGGGACAGGAAGACAGAGGGCCCTCCCAGCTCTGGCATCCTGTGCTCCTGGGACTCTCGGAATCTCAGAAACAGTTAGCTCTCAAGTTCCACTTGTTGAGTCCAGCTAGGGGAACAGAAGAGTGGGGAGTGTGGGAGTggaatttaaccaaaaaaaagaaaaatgacttctaACCCCTCCACCAAGAAACAAAGGAGATTTTTATATACAGTGAGAGAATGTTTACATACAATTTGTGGCATTCTAATTCAACACAAGAGCATACTCATGGCATCAAAAGCCTTAAataggggttggccctgtggccgagtggttaagttcgcgcggtccgctgcaggcggcccagtgttttgttggttcgaatcctgggtgcggacatggcactgctcatcaaaccacgctgaggcagcgtcccacatgccgcaactagaaggacccacaacgaagaatatacaactatgtaacggggggctttggggagaaaaaggagaaaaataaaatctttaaaaaaaaaaaagccttaaataTTTCCAGGGACTATATTTCTAATATAGTGTAATATAGTCTAAATATTTCTAATGACTATATAGTGATTATATTCCACTGCAGGGATATCCCATAATAGTCTTAAGTATTTACCCATTGTAAAGCATTTAGATTATTGTCATTTCTGATTCTTCTAATTAACGTTATAATGAGTACCTGTTTATATCTCTGTCAACGTATCAGATTTCCTTAGGAGAATTTCTGAGGAGCAAATGTCTAAGCCAGTGGGcatgaatatttttatggtttGTGAAACAGACCCCCAATTGATTTTCCAAAAGGTTGTATTGATTCATATTTCTACAAACAGGCAGGAAAACACCAGCCTCACTCCCCAGACAGCATTAGCCAGCATTAcccattttaacaactttattagTCACAAGAGTGCACGTCTTTTATTTGTCTCTGTTTTTAACAGGAATCCCCTACTATTTCACCATTGAGTTTACTGTTGGATATTGGTTTGTAAAAggtattctttctcttgtttaagaAGTattcttctcttcctagtttgctaTGAGATTGTGAGCAGCAGGGTTTAGATACTGGAGACTGCCTATTGAGCATCTATGCTGACATAGAGGTTGTCTCTTTTGTTTGATCAATATGATGCGTTAATCGATTTAACTCCTGGGATAAACACACTATTCAGTCATGATCGATTAttctttaatgctttttaaattagTCTACTATTTTATTCAAGATTTTCACATCTTTATTAATAACCAACATTAGTCTATagtttgggattttattttttgttgcgTGTGATTTGTTGAGTTCTAATATCTAGGTCATGCTAGCTTCCCATTTTAGCCTATGTTCTGGACCTCAATCAGCTGCTCGCAGAGTAAATACACATTATCTCTTTCAACTCCAACATATATAAAGCACCTACTGTGGGCAAGGCATTATACAAGATGCCAAAGGAGATACAAATTTCCAGACCTCTGGGATCCTAAGTCAGTCAATCTGGGATCAGGCTAGGGAAAGGCTTACTTGAGGAAATGGTATTTCAACTGGAATTTGTAGGAGGAGCCTTGAGGGGAGCCTGCAGGGAATGGGCACGACTGGAcattcaaaaagagagaaaacacccCAAGGAAACACATCATGTCCAAGCACAAGGCAGTACAGGGGACGCACACACTACGTTTTGGGTGGAAAGCCAGCTTTGAGGAATAAAGAAAGCACACTAGCTTCAGATCATGAAAATCCTTGGTTGCCATGCCAAACCAAGGTCAGAAAGGGAGCAGGAAGGTATAGGAGTCAGAAAGTGACGTGAATGTGCTTTAGGAAGATGAGGTGGCACCAAGAAATAGTCTGCAAGGGGAGGTGGTCCCAGAGTGGAGGTCAGAGCTAGGCAGGAGGCCTCCCAGGCAAGCTGGGCAAGCTGGGCAGGCCTCGAAGGCACACCACCAATGCACAGGAAATGT
This DNA window, taken from Equus przewalskii isolate Varuska chromosome X, EquPr2, whole genome shotgun sequence, encodes the following:
- the S100G gene encoding protein S100-G, coding for MSVKKSPEELKKIFEKYAAKEGDPDQLSKEELKLLIQNELPALLKGSSSIDDLFKELDKNGDGEVSFEEFQVLVKKISQ